A stretch of Homo sapiens chromosome 12, GRCh38.p14 Primary Assembly DNA encodes these proteins:
- the CREBL2 gene encoding cAMP-responsive element-binding protein-like 2, protein MDDSKVVGGKVKKPGKRGRKPAKIDLKAKLERSRQSARECRARKKLRYQYLEELVSSRERAICALREELEMYKQWCMAMDQGKIPSEIKALLTGEEQNKSQQNSSRHTKAGKTDANSNSW, encoded by the exons ATGGATGACAGTAAG GTGGTTGGAGGCAAAGTAAAGAAGCCCGGTAAACGTGGTCGGAAGCCAGCCAAAATTGACTTGAAAGCAAAACTTGAGAGGAGCCGGCAGAGTGCAAGAGAATGCCGAGCCCGAAAAAAGCTGAGATATCAGTATTTGGAAGAGTTGGTATCCAGTCGAGAAAGAGCTATATGTGCCCTCAGAGAGGAACTGGAAATG TACAAGCAGTGGTGCATGGCAATGGACCAAGGAAAAATCCCTTCTGAAATAAAGGCCCTACTCACTGGAGAAGAGCAGAACAAATCTCAGCAGAACTCAAGCAGGCATACCAAGGCTGGGAAGACAGATGCTAATAGCAATTCCT ggtGA